Proteins encoded together in one Penicillium digitatum chromosome 1, complete sequence window:
- a CDS encoding Zinc finger, C2H2-like has translation MYDSDDASNRSPPMEAVNPNYGRSETPPPFVSTNEKAPNHPEIAATARISTLEPLPGNLKNYKQPLDFDPRGRSNTFRDDPSRKPSLEFKTNSGSGSGLASINDIGTKPCQKKLTPAPLQPKQPEVEVKHKVQRGRVQSICGLSQRSPQGLLYLRTSSEIKPEFPPLPSLNLIQPLEKSPESSSNKQTLPSIHKAISELSDFCPPVNTLPSPYPFSSCPGSTTSGNDSPFDRTFPGKFSIPPSPFSHFSPVSLKDSSTNPSPASPSSFWRGTPQAEMLSVQTPFEAFPMTAKSPATSYPTPTEQVGVGMGDRHLLAASTPQANGGPVGSYKCTHPGCTAAPFQTQYLLNSHANVHSQDRPHFCPVEGCPRALGGKGFKRKNEMMRHGLVHNSPGYVCPFCPDQQHKYPRPDNLQRHVRVHHVDKNKDDPILRQVLAQRPLGSARGRKRRMNNT, from the exons ATGTATGATTCGGATGATGCTTCTAATCGATCGCCTCCGATGGAGGCGGTGAACCCGAACTATGGAAGGAGTGAAACGCCACCACCGTTTGTTTCGACTAACGAAAAAG CTCCGAACCACCCTGAGATTGCTGCAACGGCAAGGATCTCGACATTGGAACCATTACCTGGAAATCTCAAAAATTATAAACAACCACTTGACTTTGATCCCCGAGGAAGGTCCAATACATTCAGGGATGATCCGTCACGAAAGCCATCTTTGGAATTCAAGACAAACTCAGGCTCAGGCTCAGGCTTGGCTTCAATTAATGACATCGGCACCAAACCCTGCCAGAAGAAATTGACCCCAGCCCCGTTACAGCCTAAACAGCCAGAGGTTGAGGTTAAACATAAGGTTCAAAGAGGGCGTGTTCAATCAATCTGTGGCCTGAGCCAACGATCCCCACAAGGGTTGCTCTATCTTAGAACCTCTTCGGAAATCAAGCCTGAATTTCCACCTCTCCCATCACTAAACTTGATCCAACCACTCGAAAAATCCCCAGAGAGTAGCAGCAATAAACAAACGCTGCCATCCATCCACAAAGCTATCAGCGAATTGTCAGACTTCTGCCCACCGGTCAACACATTGCCATCACCCTACCCCTTCTCCTCATGTCCCGGATCAACTACATCAGGGAACGACTCCCCATTTGACCGCACTTTTCCGGGAAAGTTTTCTATCCCTCCAAGTCCCTTCTCTCACTTTTCGCCAGTGAGCCTGAAGGACTCATCAACCAACCCCTCGCCGGCCTCACCGTCGTCCTTCTGGCGCGGAACACCCCAGGCTGAGATGCTGTCCGTCCAGACCCCATTTGAGGCTTTCCCTATGACCGCCAAAAGCCCAGCGACCAGCTACCCTACGCCCACGGAACAGGTTGGCGTTGGTATGGGTGATCGGCATTTGCTCGCTGCGTCCACTCCCCAGGCCAATGGGGGGCCTGTGGGTAGTTACAAGTGTACACATCCTGGATGCACGGCTGCGCCCTTCCAAACTCAGTACCTTCTCAA CTCTCACGCAAACGTGCACTCACAAGACCGCCCACACTTCTGCCCAGTTGAGGGCTGTCCACGCGCATTAGGCGGCAAAGGCTTCAAGCGCAAGAATGAAATGATGCGCCATGGTCTCGTTCACAATTCCCCAGGCTATGTCTGTCCCTTCTGTCCAGACCAGCAACACAAATACCCGCGACCTGACAATCTTCAACG ACATGTCCGTGTACACCATGTCGACAAAAACAAAGACGATCCCATACTCCGACAGGTTCTCGCGCAAAGGCCGCTTGGTAGTGCCCGCGGGAGAAAACGAAGGATGAACAATACATGA